Proteins from one Zavarzinia compransoris genomic window:
- a CDS encoding pseudouridine synthase, with the protein MSTNEKSRPSKAKPAAPPAPAAPEAERIAKYLARAGVCSRRDAERLIEEGKVTVDGTVLATPAFKVTGAERIEVEGRVVGSPPKTRLWRFNKPRGLVVSHKDDQGRPTIFDLLKVAGLPRVVSIGRLDLNSEGLLLVTNDGALARQLELPRNAWVRRYKVRVAGGIDVGRLEALKQGVTIDGVRYGSIEVEIDRIGGLNAWLYVSLTEGKNREIRRVMEHLGLSVNRLQRVSYGPFDLDRLPLGEVMPIGPAIVEKLLKGDEVRYEKPAPKPAKPIVPRQKPAADEEDRPPRGKPAPVRAGRTPVAKEGPGRGPAARDGQGRAPAEKIGRGRSPAAKEGPGRGPAARDEQGGAPAEKIGRGRSPAAKEGAGRGPAARDGQGRAPAVKTGQGRGPAAKEGPGRDGPPPKGPRGPRSRPEGGRQERSAPGDKGGRHAHRRRP; encoded by the coding sequence ATGTCGACAAACGAGAAATCCCGCCCCTCGAAGGCCAAGCCCGCCGCCCCGCCCGCGCCCGCCGCGCCGGAGGCGGAGCGAATCGCCAAATATCTCGCCCGCGCCGGGGTCTGCTCGCGCCGCGACGCCGAGCGCCTGATCGAGGAGGGCAAGGTCACGGTCGACGGCACCGTGCTGGCCACGCCCGCCTTCAAGGTGACCGGGGCCGAGCGCATCGAGGTCGAGGGCCGGGTGGTCGGCTCGCCGCCGAAGACCAGGCTGTGGCGCTTCAACAAGCCGCGCGGCCTCGTCGTCAGCCACAAGGACGACCAGGGCCGCCCGACCATCTTCGACCTGCTGAAGGTCGCGGGCCTGCCCCGGGTGGTTTCCATCGGCCGCCTCGACCTCAATTCCGAAGGGCTGCTGCTGGTCACCAACGACGGCGCCCTGGCCCGCCAGCTCGAACTGCCGCGGAACGCCTGGGTGCGCCGCTATAAGGTGCGCGTCGCCGGCGGGATCGATGTCGGCCGGCTGGAGGCGCTCAAACAGGGCGTCACCATCGACGGTGTCCGCTATGGTTCCATCGAGGTGGAGATCGACCGGATCGGCGGCTTGAACGCCTGGCTCTATGTCTCCCTGACCGAGGGCAAGAACCGGGAAATCCGCCGGGTGATGGAACACCTCGGGCTTTCGGTCAATCGCTTGCAGCGGGTCTCCTACGGGCCCTTCGACCTCGACCGCCTGCCGCTCGGCGAAGTCATGCCGATCGGCCCCGCCATCGTCGAGAAATTGCTGAAGGGCGACGAGGTCCGATACGAAAAGCCGGCGCCGAAGCCGGCGAAACCGATCGTCCCGCGGCAGAAACCCGCCGCCGACGAAGAGGACAGGCCCCCGCGGGGCAAGCCGGCACCAGTCCGCGCGGGTCGCACACCGGTGGCGAAAGAGGGGCCCGGCCGGGGCCCCGCGGCAAGAGACGGACAAGGCCGCGCGCCCGCCGAGAAGATTGGACGGGGCCGCAGCCCCGCGGCGAAGGAGGGGCCCGGCCGGGGCCCCGCGGCAAGGGACGAACAAGGCGGCGCGCCGGCCGAGAAGATTGGACGGGGCCGCAGCCCCGCGGCGAAGGAGGGGGCCGGCCGGGGCCCCGCGGCAAGAGACGGACAGGGCCGTGCGCCGGCCGTGAAGACCGGGCAGGGCCGCGGTCCCGCGGCCAAGGAGGGGCCCGGCCGCGACGGTCCGCCGCCCAAGGGGCCGCGGGGGCCCCGCTCGCGCCCCGAAGGCGGGCGTCAGGAGCGTTCGGCGCCGGGCGACAAGGGGGGGCGGCATGCGCATCGTCGCCGGCCGTAA
- the rsmD gene encoding 16S rRNA (guanine(966)-N(2))-methyltransferase RsmD: protein MRIVAGRNKGRILLTPDDRATRPSADRLRESVFNILANRGLPQAAVVLDVFAGTGAMGLEAFSRGAARVVLIEKEVPAQRLIAENIKRVRGEAECKLVGRDAIRPGAPPPGFAADLVFLDPPYGKGLNEAALAALDAAGWLAPAALVVAEHEHREEPAWPAGFTVEDRRRYGKGAITVLGRD from the coding sequence ATGCGCATCGTCGCCGGCCGTAACAAGGGCCGTATCCTGCTGACGCCGGACGACCGGGCGACGCGGCCCTCGGCCGACCGGCTGCGCGAATCGGTGTTCAATATCCTGGCCAACCGGGGCCTGCCGCAGGCGGCGGTGGTGCTCGACGTCTTCGCCGGCACGGGGGCCATGGGGCTCGAAGCCTTTTCCCGCGGTGCCGCCCGCGTGGTCCTGATCGAGAAGGAAGTGCCTGCCCAGCGCCTGATCGCCGAGAACATCAAGCGCGTGCGGGGCGAGGCTGAGTGCAAGCTGGTCGGCCGCGACGCCATAAGGCCAGGCGCGCCGCCCCCGGGTTTTGCCGCCGACCTCGTGTTCCTGGATCCGCCCTACGGCAAGGGGCTGAACGAGGCGGCGCTGGCGGCGCTCGATGCCGCCGGCTGGCTGGCGCCCGCCGCCCTCGTCGTCGCCGAGCACGAACATCGCGAAGAGCCTGCCTGGCCGGCGGGTTTCACCGTCGAGGACCGGCGGCGCTACGGCAAGGGCGCGATCACCGTCCTCGGCCGGGATTGA
- the mutL gene encoding DNA mismatch repair endonuclease MutL: protein MRIRLLSESTVNRIAAGEVVERPASAVKELVENAIDAGASRIDVVVEGGGRALIRVADDGFGMSAGELALAIERHATSKLPDDDLDAISSFGFRGEALPSIGAVARLDIASRARGAAEGWMIRVEGGLKHPLEPAAIAAGTRVEVHDLFYATPARLKFLKSEQAEYQAIADVMRRLALAHPAIGFSLADGARVALRFPPETTLDPLDARRNRIAAVIGRDFADNALAIAAEREGVRLEGFASLPTYARATAAHQYLFVNGRPVKDKLLTGAVRGAYADFLARDRHPAIALYLTIDGRQVDVNVHPAKAEVRFRDPGLVRGLIVGALRHALGEAGHRASTTVAGAALGSFRPAELPSLPARSPGFAFAAPPRPNLAERSAAYAFQAPPDATPGVAAMPSPQAPAAAADEGLDRPLGVPRGQLHLTYIVAETRNGLVLVDQHAAHERLVYERMKKAIESEGGVKRQALLIPEVVDLDGDGAARIAAKADDLAELGLVVEAFGHGAVVVREVPALLGRADVPGLVRDLADEIAELGDGFALREKLAEVCGTLACHSAVRAGRRLTYPEMDALLREMEATPHSGQCNHGRPTYVELKLPDIERLFGRR from the coding sequence ATGCGCATCCGCCTTCTTTCCGAGTCGACCGTCAACCGCATCGCCGCCGGCGAAGTCGTCGAACGCCCGGCCAGCGCGGTCAAGGAACTGGTCGAAAACGCCATCGACGCCGGCGCCAGCCGGATCGACGTGGTGGTCGAGGGCGGCGGCCGCGCCCTGATCCGCGTCGCCGACGACGGTTTCGGCATGAGTGCCGGCGAACTGGCCCTCGCCATCGAGCGCCATGCCACCTCGAAACTGCCGGACGACGATCTCGACGCCATCAGCAGCTTCGGTTTCCGCGGCGAAGCCCTGCCCTCGATCGGCGCGGTCGCCCGCCTCGACATCGCCAGCCGCGCCCGCGGCGCGGCCGAGGGCTGGATGATCCGGGTCGAGGGCGGCCTGAAGCACCCGCTCGAACCGGCCGCCATCGCCGCCGGCACCAGGGTCGAGGTCCATGATCTGTTCTATGCCACGCCGGCCCGCCTGAAATTCCTGAAATCGGAACAGGCCGAATACCAGGCGATCGCCGATGTCATGCGCCGGCTGGCCCTGGCCCATCCGGCCATCGGCTTCTCTCTGGCCGACGGCGCCAGGGTCGCGCTGCGCTTCCCGCCCGAAACCACGCTGGATCCCCTCGATGCCCGGCGCAACCGCATCGCCGCCGTGATCGGCCGCGATTTCGCCGACAATGCCCTGGCGATCGCGGCGGAACGCGAAGGGGTGCGGCTGGAGGGCTTCGCCAGCCTGCCGACCTATGCGCGGGCCACCGCCGCCCATCAATATCTCTTCGTCAACGGCCGGCCGGTGAAGGACAAGCTGCTGACCGGGGCCGTGCGCGGCGCCTATGCCGATTTCCTGGCCCGCGACCGCCATCCCGCCATCGCCCTCTACCTCACCATCGACGGGCGGCAGGTCGATGTGAACGTCCACCCGGCCAAGGCCGAGGTCCGCTTCCGCGATCCCGGCCTCGTCCGCGGGCTGATCGTCGGCGCGCTGCGCCATGCGCTCGGCGAAGCCGGGCACCGCGCCTCGACCACGGTGGCGGGCGCGGCGCTGGGCAGTTTCCGGCCGGCCGAACTGCCGTCCCTGCCCGCCCGCAGCCCGGGCTTCGCCTTCGCCGCCCCGCCCCGCCCGAATCTGGCCGAGCGCAGCGCCGCCTATGCCTTCCAGGCCCCGCCCGATGCAACGCCCGGCGTTGCCGCCATGCCGTCCCCCCAGGCCCCGGCCGCCGCCGCGGACGAGGGGCTGGATCGCCCGCTGGGCGTGCCGCGCGGACAATTGCACCTGACCTATATCGTCGCCGAGACACGGAACGGCCTGGTCCTGGTCGACCAGCATGCGGCGCACGAGCGCCTGGTCTACGAGCGGATGAAGAAGGCGATCGAAAGCGAGGGCGGCGTCAAGCGTCAGGCCCTGCTGATCCCCGAGGTGGTCGACCTCGACGGCGACGGCGCCGCCCGCATCGCCGCCAAGGCCGACGATCTGGCCGAACTCGGCCTCGTGGTCGAGGCTTTCGGCCATGGCGCCGTGGTGGTGCGCGAGGTGCCGGCCCTGCTGGGCAGGGCCGATGTCCCCGGCCTCGTCCGCGATCTGGCCGACGAGATCGCCGAACTCGGCGACGGTTTCGCACTGCGCGAGAAACTGGCGGAAGTCTGCGGCACCCTCGCCTGCCATTCGGCGGTCAGGGCCGGGCGGCGCCTGACCTACCCGGAGATGGATGCCCTGCTGCGCGAGATGGAGGCGACCCCCCATTCCGGCCAGTGCAACCACGGCCGTCCCACCTATGTCGAACTGAAACTGCCCGACATCGAACGCCTGTTCGGTCGGCGCTGA
- a CDS encoding glucose-6-phosphate isomerase, with protein MHAPVDHPAQTIFEQSITDCANGRLTHAAIRGRLTETAGVLSRLASQAEAKTLPHFTIPYRTDDLDEQAAVAERIVAECSQVVVLGTGGSSLGPQAIAQLVQTPFGGPADRPRVGFLDNLDPIGLAAALATCDLANTHFLVASKSGSTAETIAQLLIVIDALEQAGYRTDAIGRHFTVVTEPRDNLLRNLARRFGARVLDHDPDLGGRYAVLSVIGTLPALILGLDAAALRRGAARTLEQNLHAIDPSLAPAAVGAAVSIAADDCGLPQTVMFGYGDRLERLAAWWRQLWAESLGKHGKGTTPITAVGPVDQHSQLQLYLDGPDDKLFTVVDLATKGQGPVIRTDLADDPSLAFLAGRQIGDIVAAQARSTGDTLVKFSRPVRRLTIPRYDEEALGSLFMHFTLETLIAAGLIGVDPFDQPAVEDGKILTRQYLLADKR; from the coding sequence ATGCATGCGCCCGTGGACCACCCCGCACAGACCATTTTCGAGCAATCGATCACCGATTGCGCCAACGGCCGGCTGACTCATGCCGCGATCCGCGGCCGCCTGACCGAGACCGCAGGGGTTCTGTCGCGCCTCGCCAGCCAGGCGGAAGCAAAGACCCTGCCCCATTTCACCATTCCCTACCGCACCGACGATCTCGACGAGCAGGCGGCCGTCGCCGAACGGATCGTGGCCGAGTGCAGCCAGGTCGTGGTGCTCGGCACCGGCGGCTCGTCCCTGGGCCCGCAAGCCATCGCGCAACTGGTCCAGACCCCCTTCGGCGGCCCGGCGGACCGGCCCCGCGTCGGCTTCCTTGACAATCTCGACCCGATCGGGCTGGCTGCGGCCCTGGCCACCTGCGACCTTGCCAATACCCATTTCCTGGTCGCGTCCAAGTCGGGCAGCACGGCGGAAACCATCGCCCAGCTGCTGATCGTCATCGACGCGCTGGAACAGGCCGGTTACCGGACCGACGCGATCGGCCGCCATTTCACCGTGGTGACCGAACCGCGCGACAACCTGCTGCGCAACCTGGCCCGGCGGTTCGGCGCGCGGGTGCTGGATCACGATCCCGATCTCGGCGGGCGCTATGCCGTGCTTTCGGTGATCGGCACCCTGCCGGCGCTGATCCTCGGCCTCGATGCCGCCGCCTTGCGCCGGGGCGCCGCCCGCACCCTCGAGCAGAATCTGCATGCCATCGACCCGTCGCTGGCGCCCGCCGCCGTCGGCGCGGCCGTCTCGATCGCCGCCGACGACTGCGGCCTGCCGCAGACCGTGATGTTCGGCTATGGCGACCGGCTGGAGCGGCTGGCCGCCTGGTGGCGCCAGCTGTGGGCGGAATCGCTCGGCAAGCACGGCAAGGGCACGACCCCGATCACCGCCGTCGGCCCGGTCGACCAGCACAGCCAGTTGCAGCTCTATCTCGACGGGCCGGACGACAAGCTGTTCACCGTGGTCGACCTTGCCACCAAGGGCCAGGGCCCGGTCATTCGGACCGATCTGGCCGACGACCCGAGCCTCGCCTTCCTCGCCGGCCGCCAGATCGGCGACATCGTCGCCGCCCAGGCCCGTTCGACCGGGGATACGCTGGTGAAGTTCAGCCGCCCGGTTCGCCGCCTGACCATTCCCCGCTACGACGAGGAAGCGCTGGGCAGCCTGTTCATGCATTTCACGCTGGAAACCCTGATCGCCGCCGGCCTGATCGGCGTCGATCCCTTCGACCAGCCCGCGGTCGAGGACGGCAAGATCCTGACCCGCCAGTATCTGCTGGCCGACAAACGCTGA
- a CDS encoding DUF3035 domain-containing protein, producing MSVIRSGFRHLGLVVALSGGAILISACDGGGDIRSQLGVSRRSPDEFSVVTNAPLALPPDFSLRPPQPGAPPTQGARPETSASTAVFGATLPGGPAAGTPVGVAAAQPPSALEQQFLSRAGATSADPAIRATLNQESGALVEKSRNFAREVLGIANIDPTDIVVNAPEEARRLRQNAASGLPASTGDTPQIRRGNPGLLEGVF from the coding sequence ATGAGTGTCATCCGATCCGGTTTCCGCCACCTCGGGCTGGTCGTCGCCCTCAGCGGCGGCGCGATCCTGATCAGCGCCTGCGACGGGGGCGGCGACATCCGCTCGCAGCTCGGCGTCAGCCGGCGCAGCCCGGACGAATTCTCCGTCGTCACCAATGCGCCGCTCGCCCTGCCGCCGGACTTCAGCCTGCGGCCGCCGCAGCCGGGCGCCCCGCCGACCCAGGGCGCGCGGCCCGAAACCTCGGCCTCGACGGCGGTCTTCGGCGCCACCCTGCCGGGCGGCCCCGCCGCCGGCACGCCGGTCGGCGTCGCCGCCGCCCAGCCGCCCAGCGCCCTCGAACAGCAGTTCCTGTCGCGCGCCGGCGCCACTAGTGCCGATCCGGCAATCCGCGCGACGCTGAACCAGGAAAGCGGCGCGCTGGTCGAAAAAAGCCGGAACTTCGCGCGCGAAGTGCTGGGCATCGCCAATATCGACCCGACCGATATCGTCGTGAACGCCCCGGAGGAGGCCCGCCGCCTGCGGCAGAACGCCGCAAGCGGCCTGCCGGCCAGCACCGGCGACACGCCGCAGATCAGGCGCGGGAACCCGGGGCTGCTTGAAGGTGTTTTCTGA
- the lspA gene encoding signal peptidase II, translating to MAERSAPRYRTFGLALLVLTLVLDRITKEWLLGLLDGQDPITVTGFLDLVMVWNRGVSFGLFQQGDDAGRYLLTGFAVIVALVLIVWMWRSSTRIAVTGLALVAGGALGNAYDRVVYGAVADFFDFHFSGYHFWAFNIADSAITIGVGFLLLDAFRAPAAAAGR from the coding sequence ATGGCTGAACGGTCGGCACCACGCTATCGCACCTTCGGGCTGGCGCTGCTGGTGCTGACCCTCGTTCTCGACCGGATCACGAAGGAATGGCTGCTCGGGCTGCTGGACGGCCAGGACCCGATCACGGTGACCGGCTTCCTCGATCTGGTCATGGTCTGGAACCGGGGGGTCAGTTTCGGCCTGTTCCAGCAGGGCGACGATGCCGGACGATACCTTCTGACCGGTTTCGCCGTCATCGTGGCTTTGGTATTGATCGTGTGGATGTGGCGTTCGTCGACCCGTATTGCGGTCACGGGACTTGCCCTTGTCGCCGGCGGGGCGCTGGGCAATGCTTATGATCGCGTGGTTTACGGTGCCGTTGCCGACTTTTTCGACTTTCATTTCTCGGGTTATCATTTCTGGGCGTTCAACATCGCGGATTCGGCGATCACCATCGGGGTGGGTTTCCTGCTGTTGGATGCTTTCCGCGCCCCGGCCGCAGCGGCCGGACGCTAG
- the ileS gene encoding isoleucine--tRNA ligase has protein sequence MTTDYKATVFLPTTDFDMKAGLVKKEPALLERWDRLDLYGLLRKARKGREKFVLHDGPPYANGNIHIGTALNKILKDVINRSQSMLGKDAPYVPGWDCHGLPIEWKIEEKYRAAGKSKDAVPVSEFRQECRAFADHWIGVQKAEFRRLGVEGDWDDPYLTMSFPAEARIVEECLKFLMNGGLYRGAKPVMWSVVEETALAEAEVEYHDHTSTTIHVRFPVVSGPEVVRGASIVIWTTTPWTIPANRGIACAADADYVRVKVTEVAEGSRAQVGEAIVVAGPLLPEVAKAAGIAAYEIEAGFPGSDIAFATVCAHPFRGQGYDFDVPVLAGDFVTMDTGTGFVHIAPSHGADDFELGRRHGLPVPELIGPNGAYLDDVPLFAGKKVLWPNGKEGNANSSVLEALAAAGGLLGQGRLVHSYPHSWRSKAPLIFRATPQWFISMETNDLRAKALTAIDEVRWVPGVGRNRIHAMIASRPDWVISRQRAWGVPITLFVDRKTNEPLRDAAVNARIVAAVQAEGADAWFTSPPERFLGAGYDPAQYEQVMDILDVWFDSGSTHAFVLEEREELKWPASLYLEGSDQHRGWFHSSLLEACGTRGRAPYEGVVTHGFVVDGQGRKMSKSLGNTIAPQNVIDQNGADILRLWVATSDFSEDLKIDNDILKAKAEIYRKLRNTLRWIMGSLAGFSDAERLAPAEMPELERWVLHRLAELDKAVRAGYGDYEFHRAFMALTDFCITDLSAFYFDVRKDAIYCDGPASIRRRAARSVLDILFGCLTKWAAPVLCFTMEEAWLTRVPSETDSIHLQEFPAIPADWHNPGLAAKWDRLRDLRRVVTGALEIERREKRIGSSLQAKPVVHVADADLFALAQTADLSELAITSGLDLVEGAGPADAFRLEDVSGVAVSPAPATGGKCVRCWMVLPEVGAHADHPGLCHRCYEVVAHG, from the coding sequence ATGACGACCGACTACAAGGCGACCGTATTCCTGCCGACCACCGACTTCGACATGAAGGCCGGCCTCGTCAAGAAGGAACCGGCGCTGCTTGAGCGCTGGGACCGCCTGGACCTCTATGGCCTGTTGCGCAAGGCCCGCAAGGGCCGCGAGAAATTCGTCCTGCACGACGGCCCGCCCTATGCCAACGGCAACATCCACATCGGCACGGCGCTGAACAAGATCCTGAAGGACGTGATCAACCGCAGCCAGTCCATGCTGGGCAAGGATGCGCCCTATGTCCCCGGCTGGGACTGCCACGGCCTGCCCATCGAATGGAAGATCGAGGAGAAGTACCGCGCCGCCGGCAAGAGCAAGGACGCGGTCCCGGTCTCCGAATTCCGCCAGGAATGCCGCGCCTTCGCCGACCATTGGATCGGCGTGCAGAAGGCGGAGTTCCGCCGCCTCGGCGTCGAGGGCGACTGGGACGATCCCTATCTGACCATGTCCTTCCCGGCCGAGGCCAGGATCGTCGAGGAATGCCTGAAGTTCCTGATGAACGGCGGGCTCTATCGCGGTGCCAAGCCGGTCATGTGGTCGGTGGTCGAGGAAACCGCCCTGGCCGAGGCCGAGGTCGAGTATCACGACCACACCTCGACCACGATCCATGTCCGCTTCCCCGTCGTCTCGGGGCCCGAGGTCGTCCGGGGCGCCTCGATCGTCATCTGGACCACCACCCCCTGGACCATCCCGGCCAACCGCGGCATCGCCTGCGCCGCCGACGCCGACTATGTCCGCGTCAAGGTGACCGAGGTCGCCGAGGGCAGCCGCGCCCAGGTCGGCGAGGCGATCGTGGTCGCCGGTCCCCTGCTGCCCGAAGTGGCGAAAGCCGCCGGCATCGCCGCTTACGAGATCGAGGCCGGCTTTCCGGGCAGCGACATCGCCTTCGCCACCGTCTGCGCCCATCCTTTCCGCGGCCAGGGCTATGACTTCGACGTGCCGGTGCTGGCCGGCGATTTCGTCACCATGGATACCGGTACCGGCTTCGTCCATATCGCGCCCAGCCACGGCGCGGACGACTTCGAACTGGGCCGCCGGCATGGCCTGCCGGTGCCCGAGCTGATCGGCCCGAACGGCGCCTATCTCGACGACGTGCCGCTCTTCGCCGGCAAGAAGGTGCTGTGGCCGAACGGCAAGGAAGGCAATGCCAATTCGAGCGTGCTCGAAGCGCTGGCGGCGGCCGGCGGCCTGCTCGGCCAGGGCCGGCTCGTCCATTCCTACCCGCATTCCTGGCGTTCCAAGGCGCCGCTGATCTTCCGCGCGACGCCGCAATGGTTCATCTCGATGGAGACGAACGACCTGCGCGCCAAGGCGCTGACCGCGATCGACGAGGTGCGCTGGGTGCCCGGCGTCGGCCGCAACCGCATCCATGCGATGATCGCCAGCCGCCCGGACTGGGTGATCTCGCGCCAGCGCGCCTGGGGCGTGCCCATCACCCTGTTCGTCGACCGGAAGACCAACGAGCCGCTGCGCGATGCGGCGGTGAACGCCCGCATCGTCGCGGCGGTGCAGGCCGAGGGGGCGGACGCCTGGTTCACCTCCCCGCCCGAGCGCTTCCTCGGCGCCGGCTACGATCCCGCCCAGTATGAACAGGTGATGGATATCCTGGACGTCTGGTTCGATTCAGGTTCCACCCATGCCTTCGTCCTCGAGGAGCGGGAAGAACTGAAGTGGCCGGCGTCGCTGTACCTCGAAGGTTCGGACCAGCATCGCGGCTGGTTCCATTCGTCGCTGCTCGAAGCCTGCGGCACGCGCGGCCGGGCGCCCTATGAAGGCGTCGTCACCCATGGCTTCGTCGTCGACGGCCAGGGCCGCAAGATGTCGAAATCGCTGGGCAATACGATCGCGCCGCAGAATGTCATCGACCAGAACGGCGCCGATATCCTGCGCCTCTGGGTCGCGACCTCGGACTTCTCCGAAGACCTGAAGATCGACAACGACATCCTGAAGGCCAAGGCCGAGATCTACCGCAAGCTGCGCAACACGCTGCGCTGGATCATGGGCAGCCTCGCCGGCTTTAGCGACGCCGAGCGCCTGGCGCCGGCGGAAATGCCGGAACTGGAGCGCTGGGTGCTGCACCGCCTGGCCGAACTGGACAAGGCGGTCAGGGCCGGCTACGGCGACTATGAATTCCATCGGGCCTTCATGGCCCTGACGGATTTCTGCATCACCGATCTTTCCGCCTTCTATTTCGACGTCCGCAAGGATGCGATCTATTGCGACGGGCCGGCCTCCATCCGCCGCCGCGCCGCGCGCAGCGTGCTCGACATCCTGTTCGGGTGCCTGACCAAATGGGCGGCGCCCGTGCTCTGCTTCACCATGGAAGAAGCCTGGCTGACCCGCGTGCCCAGCGAGACCGACAGCATCCACCTGCAGGAATTCCCGGCCATCCCGGCCGACTGGCACAACCCCGGCCTCGCGGCCAAGTGGGACCGGCTGCGCGACCTGCGCCGCGTCGTCACCGGGGCGCTGGAAATCGAGCGGCGCGAGAAGCGGATCGGGTCGAGCCTGCAGGCAAAGCCCGTGGTCCATGTCGCCGATGCGGACTTGTTCGCACTTGCACAAACCGCCGATCTCAGCGAGCTTGCGATCACGTCCGGCCTCGATCTGGTCGAAGGCGCGGGCCCGGCCGATGCCTTCCGCCTCGAGGACGTGTCGGGCGTCGCCGTCTCCCCCGCCCCGGCCACGGGCGGGAAATGCGTGCGCTGCTGGATGGTCCTGCCCGAGGTCGGCGCCCATGCCGATCATCCGGGCCTTTGTCACCGCTGCTACGAGGTCGTTGCCCATGGCTGA
- a CDS encoding bifunctional riboflavin kinase/FAD synthetase, with product MLVVDRLDHVPPPAQGAVLAIGNFDGVHRGHHTLLGTAARIAGPMGAPAGVLTFEPHPRLLFRPDTPPFRLTPPADKLRLLAAAGAEVTAVLPFTATLAAMPAADFVLDILVGRLRVVHIVIGFDFCFGQGRGGDVAVLHHMGEMEGFGVTVLDPVGDSDCRPGEGFSSSAIRKALQAGDIATATGQLGRPWSVTGIVARGDQRGRTIGFPTANLPLGDYLRPAFGVYAVEVGLDDGRTVPGVANIGRRPTFGKLDENLEVHLFDFAEDLYGRSIEVRLLAFIRAERKFSGLDELKAQIAADSAEARRITAASA from the coding sequence ATGCTCGTCGTCGATCGCCTTGACCATGTCCCGCCGCCGGCGCAGGGCGCGGTGCTGGCGATCGGCAATTTCGACGGCGTCCACCGCGGCCACCACACGCTGCTCGGCACCGCGGCGCGAATCGCGGGGCCCATGGGCGCCCCCGCCGGGGTGCTGACCTTCGAGCCGCACCCGCGCCTGCTGTTCAGGCCGGATACGCCGCCCTTCCGCCTGACCCCGCCCGCCGACAAGCTGCGCCTGCTCGCCGCGGCCGGGGCCGAGGTGACGGCGGTCCTGCCCTTCACCGCCACGCTGGCCGCCATGCCGGCGGCGGATTTCGTCCTCGATATCCTGGTCGGGCGGCTGCGCGTGGTCCATATCGTCATCGGCTTCGATTTCTGTTTCGGCCAGGGCCGGGGCGGCGATGTCGCCGTGCTGCACCACATGGGCGAGATGGAGGGCTTCGGCGTCACCGTGCTCGATCCGGTCGGCGACAGCGACTGCCGCCCGGGCGAAGGCTTTTCCTCGAGCGCGATCCGCAAGGCCCTGCAAGCGGGCGACATCGCCACCGCCACCGGCCAATTGGGACGGCCCTGGTCGGTCACCGGCATCGTCGCCCGGGGCGACCAGCGCGGCCGCACCATCGGCTTTCCGACCGCCAATCTCCCGCTCGGCGATTACCTGCGCCCGGCGTTCGGGGTCTATGCGGTCGAGGTCGGGCTCGACGACGGCCGCACCGTGCCCGGCGTCGCCAACATCGGCCGGCGCCCCACCTTCGGCAAATTGGACGAAAACCTCGAAGTCCATCTCTTCGATTTCGCCGAAGATCTCTATGGCCGCAGCATCGAGGTCCGCCTCCTCGCCTTCATCCGGGCCGAGCGGAAATTCTCCGGGCTCGACGAACTGAAGGCCCAGATCGCCGCCGACAGCGCGGAAGCCCGGCGAATTACCGCCGCGTCGGCCTGA
- a CDS encoding MaoC family dehydratase, translated as MSQVGLYFEDLSIGQSATFGKTVSEADILMFAGVSGDTNPVHLDAEYAANTPFKERIAHGMLSAGLISAVLGTRLPGPGAVYVGQTLKFRAPVKIGDTVTARAEVIELEPSKRRVVLRTQCLIKGKVVVDGEATVMVPGRPVAV; from the coding sequence ATGTCGCAGGTCGGCCTTTATTTTGAAGATCTTTCGATCGGTCAGAGCGCAACCTTCGGGAAGACCGTTTCCGAGGCCGACATCCTGATGTTCGCCGGCGTTTCCGGCGACACCAACCCGGTCCATCTCGACGCCGAATATGCCGCGAACACCCCCTTCAAGGAGCGGATCGCCCACGGCATGCTCTCCGCCGGCCTGATCTCGGCCGTGCTCGGCACCCGGCTGCCGGGGCCGGGCGCCGTCTATGTCGGCCAGACCCTGAAGTTCCGCGCGCCGGTGAAGATCGGCGACACCGTGACCGCCCGGGCCGAAGTGATCGAACTCGAACCCTCGAAGCGCCGCGTCGTGCTGCGCACCCAGTGCCTGATCAAGGGCAAGGTCGTCGTCGACGGCGAAGCGACCGTCATGGTCCCCGGCCGCCCGGTCGCCGTCTGA
- a CDS encoding response regulator produces the protein MAVDLQMPILIVDDYKTMLRIIRNLLKQLGFDNVDEATDGQQALGRLKAKPYGLVISDWNMEPMTGYELLKQVRADEGLKKTPFIMITAESKTENVIAAKQAGVNNYIVKPFNAETLKSKMRAVLGDF, from the coding sequence ATGGCAGTCGATCTGCAAATGCCCATCCTGATCGTCGACGACTACAAGACGATGCTGCGCATCATCCGCAACCTGCTGAAGCAGCTCGGCTTCGACAATGTGGACGAGGCGACGGACGGCCAGCAGGCGCTGGGCCGCCTGAAGGCGAAACCCTATGGCCTGGTCATCTCGGACTGGAACATGGAACCGATGACCGGCTACGAACTGCTGAAGCAGGTCCGCGCCGACGAGGGCCTGAAGAAGACCCCCTTCATCATGATCACGGCCGAATCGAAGACGGAAAACGTCATCGCGGCCAAGCAGGCGGGCGTGAACAACTACATCGTGAAGCCGTTCAACGCCGAAACCCTGAAGTCCAAGATGCGCGCCGTGCTCGGCGATTTCTGA